Proteins encoded together in one Impatiens glandulifera chromosome 1, dImpGla2.1, whole genome shotgun sequence window:
- the LOC124924438 gene encoding protein C2-DOMAIN ABA-RELATED 4-like yields MSTPLGFLRVRVNRGVNLAVRDFNSSDPYVVIKIGRTKLKTRVIKKNLNPQWNEDFTLSVLDPNLPIRLTVYDHDLFSRDDKMGDAEFDVKPLLEAMRLDLKGLPSGTVLARVQPSKHKNCLADESCIKYIDGKFCQDLILRLRNVECGELELSLNWIVDTHV; encoded by the exons ATGAGTACTCCTTTAGGTTTTCTCCGAGTTCGAGTTAATCGCGGCGTTAATCTCGCCGTCCGAGACTTCAACAGCAGCGATCCTTACGTTGTTATCAAAATCGGCAGAACG AAACTGAAAACCCGTGTTATAAAGAAGAATCTCAATCCTCAATGGAATGAAGATTTTACTCTTTCTGTTTTGGATCCCAATCTTCCTATCCGTTTG ACTGTATACGACCATGATTTATTCAGCAGAGATGACAAAATGGGAGATGCAGAGTTTGATGTTAAACCGCTTTTAGAAGCCATGAGATTGGACCTGAAAGGTCTTCCATCAGGAACAGTACTCGCAAGGGTGCAGCCTTCTAAGCATAAGAACTGTCTGGCCGATGAAAGCTGTATCAAATACATAGATGGTAAGTTTTGTCAAGATTTGATCCTCAGATTGAGAAACGTTGAATGCGGGGAATTGGAATTGTCACTGAATTGGATCGTCGATACTCATGTTTGA